In Dyadobacter sp. NIV53, a single window of DNA contains:
- the hisB gene encoding bifunctional histidinol-phosphatase/imidazoleglycerol-phosphate dehydratase HisB, with protein sequence MKKVLFIDRDGTIIVEPPVDFQVDSLEKLAFIPKAISNLRRIAEETDYDFAMVTNQDGLGTASFPEETFWPAQNKMVETLSGENIYFSATYIDRSFPEDNLPTRKPGIGMLGSYFSADYDLANSYVIGDRLTDVQLAVNLGAKAILFLPAVPAEGVTEEMNKTISFVSTDWDAIYEHLKLPSRTASVTRNTKETQIKIELNLDGSGRSDIHTGLGFYDHMLDQLARHSGADLTIHVDGDLHIDEHHTIEDTALALGDAYRQAIGDKRGISRYGFLLPMDEALAQVAIDFSGRPWLVWEAEFKREKIGEMPTEMFYHFFKSFSDTSLCNLNIKVEGQNEHHKIESIFKGFAKAIKMAVRRDLKALDFLPSTKGVL encoded by the coding sequence ATGAAAAAAGTACTTTTTATAGATCGCGATGGTACAATAATCGTCGAGCCTCCGGTTGATTTTCAGGTTGATTCTCTTGAAAAATTAGCGTTTATCCCAAAAGCTATTTCTAATCTCCGCCGGATTGCAGAAGAAACGGATTACGATTTTGCAATGGTTACCAACCAGGATGGCCTGGGAACTGCATCATTCCCCGAAGAAACATTCTGGCCGGCTCAAAATAAAATGGTTGAGACACTTTCCGGAGAAAATATATATTTCAGTGCTACATACATAGATCGCAGTTTTCCGGAAGATAATTTGCCAACACGCAAGCCGGGTATCGGAATGTTAGGTTCTTATTTCTCGGCAGATTATGACCTGGCTAATAGCTATGTTATTGGGGACCGTCTCACTGATGTCCAGCTTGCAGTAAATCTGGGAGCCAAAGCTATACTATTTTTACCGGCTGTTCCTGCCGAAGGAGTTACAGAAGAAATGAATAAAACAATCTCATTCGTTTCCACTGACTGGGATGCTATTTACGAACATTTGAAATTACCTTCACGAACTGCTTCTGTAACCAGAAACACAAAGGAAACGCAAATAAAAATCGAGCTTAACCTGGATGGCAGCGGCCGTTCTGATATCCATACAGGACTTGGATTTTATGATCATATGCTCGACCAGCTTGCACGGCACTCAGGAGCGGATCTCACTATTCATGTCGACGGAGATCTGCATATTGACGAACATCATACTATTGAAGACACTGCACTTGCTTTGGGAGACGCATATCGCCAGGCAATCGGAGATAAGCGGGGTATAAGCCGCTATGGTTTTTTATTACCTATGGACGAAGCTCTTGCGCAGGTTGCTATTGATTTTTCAGGACGTCCGTGGTTGGTTTGGGAAGCAGAGTTTAAAAGGGAAAAAATCGGAGAAATGCCTACTGAAATGTTCTACCACTTTTTCAAATCATTTTCTGATACTTCATTGTGCAACCTGAACATTAAGGTTGAAGGCCAAAACGAGCACCATAAAATAGAATCTATATTTAAAGGTTTTGCCAAAGCAATTAAGATGGCTGTTCGCCGTGATCTGAAAGCGCTTGATTTCCTGCCTTCTACAAAAGGCGTGTTATAA
- the can gene encoding carbonate dehydratase has translation MIKSYKKLFENNKNWVKEINSQNPNFFEKLAQGQSPQFLWIGCSDSRVPANELTGTAQGDIFVHRNIANMVIHTDMSMLSVLDYSINVLGVKHIMVVGHYGCGGVNAAMGNKQVGLIDNWLCNIKDVYRLYEAELDAIEDQVKRSNRLVELNVQEQVFNLTKTSIVQNAWANGRSLLVHGIIYDIHDGLLKDLNITVGDTSQIDPVYKFDVDLNTQQ, from the coding sequence ATGATTAAGTCGTATAAAAAACTGTTTGAGAATAATAAGAACTGGGTAAAAGAAATAAACAGCCAAAATCCTAATTTTTTTGAAAAATTGGCTCAAGGTCAGAGCCCTCAGTTTTTATGGATCGGATGCTCAGATAGCCGGGTACCTGCTAATGAGTTAACCGGAACCGCACAGGGAGATATCTTCGTGCACCGTAACATTGCCAATATGGTGATACATACAGATATGAGTATGCTTAGTGTACTGGATTATTCGATTAATGTCCTCGGTGTAAAACATATTATGGTTGTTGGCCACTACGGATGCGGCGGTGTGAATGCTGCGATGGGAAATAAACAAGTAGGCCTCATAGATAACTGGCTATGTAATATCAAAGATGTGTATCGTTTGTATGAAGCTGAACTGGATGCCATTGAGGATCAGGTGAAAAGGAGTAACAGGCTTGTGGAACTGAATGTACAGGAGCAGGTTTTTAATCTCACTAAAACTTCAATTGTACAAAATGCATGGGCAAACGGCCGGTCGTTACTTGTTCATGGTATTATATATGACATTCACGATGGCTTGCTGAAAGATCTTAATATTACAGTCGGTGATACCAGTCAGATAGATCCGGTGTATAAATTCGATGTGGATCTGAATACGCAGCAATAA
- a CDS encoding riboflavin synthase codes for MFTGIVESLAEVIKIDQEGTNKTFTLKSSIAAEFKIDQSISHNGVCLTVTAIEGDTYKVTAVEETLLKTNLNSLYEAAKINLERCMPANGRFDGHIVQGHVDQTAICTRIESRDGSWLFDFEYDANPGNITVEKGSICINGVSLTVFNSAANSFRVAIIPYTYSFTNFHELKEGDSVNLEFDILGKYIKRILGGYQS; via the coding sequence ATGTTTACAGGAATTGTAGAATCACTTGCAGAGGTAATCAAAATAGATCAGGAAGGTACAAACAAGACTTTTACCTTGAAATCTTCAATCGCTGCGGAATTTAAAATCGATCAGAGTATAAGCCACAATGGAGTATGTCTGACGGTAACGGCAATTGAAGGTGATACTTATAAAGTAACGGCAGTGGAGGAAACATTGCTTAAAACCAATTTAAATTCTCTGTATGAAGCTGCTAAAATAAATCTGGAGCGTTGTATGCCTGCCAATGGGCGCTTCGACGGTCATATAGTACAAGGGCATGTCGACCAGACTGCTATTTGCACCAGAATTGAATCCAGGGACGGCAGCTGGTTATTTGATTTTGAATATGATGCAAATCCAGGGAATATCACAGTTGAGAAAGGCTCAATTTGTATCAATGGAGTAAGCCTAACCGTTTTTAATTCAGCAGCAAATTCATTTAGAGTAGCAATAATTCCTTACACTTACTCTTTTACCAATTTTCATGAGCTTAAAGAAGGAGATTCAGTCAATCTGGAATTTGATATTCTTGGAAAATATATAAAACGTATTCTTGGCGGCTATCAGTCGTAG
- a CDS encoding PASTA domain-containing protein has protein sequence MAKISTQSRSDFFIHIGIIVSLILVFFLGFFFIYLPFTTNHGEAITVPDLKKKSLEGLEDFLDARDLRYEVNDSVFVANMTPLTILAQYPLPGAKVKEGRKIYITVVSRTAPLIKMPKLTDMTHRSAQMLLKSVGLEEGNISYVPDMAQNAVLRQMYNGSVIEPGKPIPKGSKIDLELGEGLGTAQFEAPSAIGMPMDEAKIVIIGAGLKIGQIMEVPLEEGQAPGSIVKQNPEAGNNVRIGDVIDLWVTPQAAESIENENTQPEQL, from the coding sequence ATGGCAAAAATTAGTACGCAATCCCGAAGTGATTTTTTTATCCACATCGGCATCATTGTTTCTTTGATATTGGTATTTTTTCTTGGCTTTTTCTTTATTTATCTGCCTTTTACAACCAATCACGGAGAGGCCATTACAGTACCTGATCTTAAGAAAAAAAGTTTGGAAGGGCTGGAAGATTTTTTGGATGCAAGGGATTTGCGTTACGAGGTGAATGACAGCGTTTTTGTAGCAAATATGACTCCCCTTACAATTCTTGCGCAATACCCGCTTCCCGGTGCCAAAGTGAAGGAAGGCAGGAAAATATATATTACAGTAGTTTCCCGCACTGCACCGCTCATTAAAATGCCCAAACTTACGGACATGACTCATCGGAGTGCACAAATGTTGCTTAAAAGTGTTGGTTTGGAAGAAGGTAATATTTCATACGTTCCTGATATGGCTCAAAATGCAGTTTTACGACAGATGTACAACGGCAGCGTTATTGAACCTGGAAAACCTATTCCAAAAGGGTCTAAAATAGATCTGGAATTGGGTGAAGGATTGGGAACTGCCCAGTTTGAAGCTCCTTCGGCTATTGGAATGCCAATGGACGAGGCAAAAATTGTTATAATTGGTGCAGGCCTCAAAATAGGCCAGATCATGGAAGTGCCGTTAGAAGAAGGACAAGCACCTGGTTCGATTGTTAAACAAAACCCTGAGGCTGGTAATAATGTAAGAATTGGTGATGTAATTGATTTGTGGGTGACACCTCAGGCAGCTGAATCTATTGAGAATGAAAACACACAACCAGAACAATTGTAA